TTTTTACCCAATCGGACCAATGATTATCGAATTTAACACTAACATAAAAAATAAAATTTCCCGTTTTTGGCCGAAAACCATTCCATGATAAAATTAATTGTGTAAATTTTTTTGTATTCTGAACCCAGATAAAAGAATTTTTATCATTATTTTCAACTAAATCCAAAGCCTTTACGTAATTATAAGAAAATATATTATCGTCTTTATATTTAATAATATTATGACTATTTTTTTGGTTTAAAATATGACAATTTAAATTGAATAAAAAAGTTATAGATATAAATAATATTAATAATTTGCCAAAAGACTTCATCCCCAAAAACTCCCTTTTTATAAAAAATTTATTTACCTATACAAAAGTCTTTGAATATCTTATCAAGTAATTTTTCATTAACATTACGCCCCGTTAATTCTAGTATTTTTTCAAGCATATGTCTTATATGATGTGAAATAATTTCATATTCAAAATTTTCAATTAAATTACTT
The DNA window shown above is from Candidatus Dependentiae bacterium and carries:
- a CDS encoding tRNA uridine-5-carboxymethylaminomethyl(34) synthesis GTPase MnmE; translation: ENKIQKLFANLDSPFLLNKRQFNLIIELIQGFDFIKSNLIENFEYEIISHHIRHMLEKILELTGRNVNEKLLDKIFKDFCIGK